The Primulina eburnea isolate SZY01 chromosome 6, ASM2296580v1, whole genome shotgun sequence genome contains a region encoding:
- the LOC140834014 gene encoding transcription factor IBH1-like, which yields MTSDHISSLRNPSSIKTRFARRFVLALKKLSMDRSSSPVSMADRYKRYRMVRAAAYASMASSVGPKRAWARALLRKIRNRRMGSNLMKRLRSRTDVLKKRTVLKPRNHRVMGSEQENSLRELVPGGEGMEFYRLLNETGHYIKCLRAQVKVMKNIIDLYSN from the coding sequence ATGACTTCTGATCATATTTCTTCACTCAGAAACCCTAGTTCCATTAAAACTAGGTTTGCTCGTCGATTCGTCCTGGCCCTCAAGAAACTGAGCATGGATAGATCTTCTTCACCTGTTTCCATGGCTGACAGATACAAGAGATATCGTATGGTAAGAGCTGCGGCCTATGCATCCATGGCTTCTTCGGTAGGGCCGAAACGGGCGTGGGCGCGAGCCCTTCTTCGCAAGATCCGAAACCGCAGGATGGGTAGTAATTTGATGAAGAGACTGCGTAGTAGAACCGATGTTCTGAAGAAAAGAACTGTGCTTAAACCAAGAAACCACAGAGTAATGGGTTCAGAGCAAGAAAACAGTCTCCGGGAGCTCGTCCCGGGAGGAGAAGGGATGGAATTTTACAGATTGTTGAATGAAACTGGTCACTACATAAAGTGCCTCAGAGCCCAGGTAAAAGTGATGAAAAATATTATCGATCTTTATTCAAACTGA
- the LOC140834015 gene encoding uncharacterized protein At5g01610-like, with protein MIPLRYFTVPLSTLFFICWFLSVATCNQISEDSSIYDILNLYGLPMGIFPKGVRNFNFDKSGKFQVYLDQACNAKFENELHYEMNVSGVLSYGQIDGLSGMTAQDLFLWFPVIEIRVDIPSSGLIYFDVGVVSKKFSLSLFETPRDCLAVLSSDLQNERNTMQTVSKILHKTELDQGNVFRAAL; from the exons ATGATCCCTTTACGCTATTTTACCGTCCCACTATCCACTCTCTTCTTCATCTGCTGGTTTCTAAGTGTCGCCACGTGCAATCAGATATCAGAAGATTCATCCATTTATGATATTCTTAATCTTTATGGGCTGCCCATGGGGATATTCCCCAAAGGGGTGAGAAATTTCAACTTTGATAAGTCCGGGAAATTCCAAGTTTACTTGGATCAAGCTTGCAATGCCAAGTTCGAGAATGAATTGCACTACGAAATGAATGTTTCGGGCGTTTTGAGCTACGGACAGATCGATGGGCTATCTGGGATGACGGCCCAAGATTTGTTCTTGTGGTTTCCGGTGATTGAAATTCGGGTTGATATTCCCAGCTCAGGGTTGATTTATTTTGATGTTGGTGTCGTTTCTAAGAAATTTTCGTTGTCTTTGTTTGAAACTCCGAGGGATTGTTTGGCTGTTTTAAGCTCTGATCTTCAAAATGAAAGGAATACTATGCAGACTGTTTCCAAG ATTTTACACAAGACAGAGCTTGATCAGGGAAATGTTTTTAGGGCAGCCTTATAG